The following proteins are co-located in the Helicobacter acinonychis genome:
- a CDS encoding SLC13 family permease: MEDYSHTNACTDANTDDRSTKIVRLLGLVGGVLIAFIVYYALNAQMPHAIEEIPKLSALNYKAMPVVAGVAILMGIWWMTEAVDLPATALLPLVIFSVFSVDQFASVSSSYASPIIFLFMGGFILALSMQKWNLHTRIALSIILLVGTSPRRLILGFMIATGFLSMWVSNTATAVMMLPVGMSVLQLVAKLVGKENTPNSWYQKEEITKAHGGIMGNIVHKGKDIANVIQEKTTIYRTNFSICLMLGIAYAASIGSLGTLIGTPPNALLAGYMKTAFNIEIDFAQWMVFGTPLAFIMLILAWFLLTYVIFPLKIKEIPGGKEVIRLELKKLGRLSQAEISVGILFVLASLGWIFLGAILKSWGIKIDKIDSVIAMGVSALLFILPANNKGERLIEWDTAKKLPWDVLLLFGGGLALSAQFSKTGLSLWIGHLVSGFSHLPILLIIVLVTLMVIFLTEITSNTATAAAFLPVIGGVAVGMGYGNSESLLLTIPVALSATCAFMLPVATPPNAIAYGSGYVKITDMIKAGLWLNLVGVVLISAFSYCLVSLIFIH, encoded by the coding sequence ATGGAAGATTATTCACACACTAATGCATGCACTGATGCAAACACTGATGATAGAAGCACCAAGATCGTGCGCTTATTGGGGTTAGTAGGGGGGGTATTGATCGCGTTTATTGTTTATTACGCCTTAAACGCTCAAATGCCCCATGCAATAGAAGAAATCCCCAAACTTAGCGCTTTAAATTATAAAGCAATGCCTGTTGTGGCGGGGGTGGCTATTTTAATGGGGATATGGTGGATGACAGAAGCCGTTGACTTGCCCGCAACCGCGCTTTTACCTTTGGTGATTTTTAGTGTTTTTAGCGTGGATCAATTCGCCAGCGTTAGCTCTTCTTACGCATCGCCGATTATTTTTCTTTTTATGGGAGGGTTTATTTTGGCTTTAAGCATGCAAAAATGGAATTTGCACACACGCATCGCTTTAAGCATCATTTTATTGGTAGGCACAAGCCCTAGAAGGTTGATTTTAGGTTTTATGATCGCCACAGGCTTTTTGTCCATGTGGGTGAGTAATACTGCAACGGCGGTGATGATGCTCCCTGTTGGCATGAGCGTGTTGCAACTAGTCGCTAAACTTGTGGGTAAAGAAAACACCCCCAATTCATGGTATCAAAAAGAAGAAATCACCAAAGCGCATGGAGGTATTATGGGCAATATTGTGCATAAGGGCAAGGATATTGCAAATGTGATCCAAGAAAAGACCACGATTTATCGCACGAATTTTAGTATTTGCTTGATGCTTGGTATCGCTTATGCCGCTTCCATTGGTTCTTTAGGCACTCTCATTGGCACGCCGCCTAACGCCTTATTAGCCGGCTATATGAAAACCGCTTTCAACATTGAAATTGATTTCGCTCAATGGATGGTGTTTGGGACGCCGTTAGCCTTTATCATGCTCATTTTAGCGTGGTTCTTGCTCACTTATGTGATTTTTCCTTTAAAGATCAAAGAAATCCCAGGGGGTAAGGAAGTCATCAGATTAGAGTTGAAAAAATTAGGCCGTTTGAGTCAAGCGGAAATCTCTGTGGGGATTCTTTTTGTTTTAGCGTCTTTAGGGTGGATTTTTTTAGGCGCGATCTTAAAATCTTGGGGCATTAAGATAGATAAAATTGATTCAGTGATCGCTATGGGGGTTTCTGCACTTCTATTCATTTTGCCCGCTAACAATAAGGGTGAAAGGCTGATTGAATGGGACACTGCTAAAAAACTCCCTTGGGATGTGTTGCTCTTATTTGGCGGAGGGTTAGCTTTGAGCGCGCAATTTTCTAAAACTGGGTTGAGTTTGTGGATTGGGCATTTGGTCTCTGGCTTTTCGCATTTACCGATTTTACTCATTATTGTTTTGGTAACTTTAATGGTCATTTTCTTAACCGAAATCACTTCTAACACCGCCACCGCTGCGGCGTTTTTACCGGTGATTGGGGGGGTTGCAGTAGGCATGGGCTATGGGAATAGCGAAAGCTTGTTATTGACCATTCCTGTGGCCTTGAGCGCGACTTGCGCGTTCATGCTCCCTGTGGCCACCCCACCAAATGCGATAGCTTATGGCTCTGGGTATGTTAAAATAACAGATATGATTAAGGCCGGTTTGTGGCTCAATCTGGTAGGGGTTGTTTTAATCAGTGCGTTTAGCTATTGTTTGGTCTCACTGATATTCATTCATTAA
- a CDS encoding phosphatidate cytidylyltransferase — translation MEEKLFKEKSRYITGIILIIASGLILYADNLLLFWAVLGGVYIVGFSEALRLFQVKASFSLYLILVLSWVAVYFNGRPIECTLIGAMVMASVIAYQKTHSSEAILPFLYPGIGFFALFGVYKDFGTVAIIWLLVVVVANDVGAFFGGKLLGKTPFTPTSPNKTLEGALIGVTVGSVFGSFVGMGKLSGGFFMALFFSFLIALAAVFGDLYESYLKRKAGIKDSGKILPGHGGVLDRLDSMLFGALSLHVLLYFLEVWKETAVFLGD, via the coding sequence GTGGAAGAAAAGTTATTTAAAGAAAAGTCTCGCTATATCACAGGGATTATTTTAATCATTGCGTCAGGCTTGATTTTGTATGCGGACAATTTGTTGTTGTTTTGGGCTGTTTTAGGGGGGGTGTATATAGTGGGATTTTCTGAAGCGTTAAGGTTGTTTCAAGTTAAAGCGAGCTTTAGTTTGTATCTTATTTTAGTGTTGTCATGGGTAGCGGTGTATTTTAATGGGCGCCCCATAGAATGCACTTTAATAGGTGCAATGGTCATGGCTAGTGTCATCGCTTATCAAAAAACGCATAGCAGTGAAGCCATTTTACCTTTTTTATATCCGGGCATTGGGTTTTTTGCACTTTTTGGTGTTTATAAGGATTTTGGCACGGTAGCGATCATCTGGCTTTTAGTTGTGGTGGTTGCAAACGATGTGGGGGCGTTTTTTGGAGGAAAGCTTTTAGGCAAAACCCCTTTCACGCCCACTTCACCCAATAAGACTTTAGAGGGTGCATTGATTGGCGTTACTGTCGGGAGTGTTTTTGGGTCGTTTGTAGGCATGGGGAAATTGAGTGGGGGCTTTTTTATGGCTCTGTTCTTTAGTTTTTTAATCGCTCTTGCAGCGGTGTTTGGGGATTTGTATGAAAGCTATTTGAAAAGAAAAGCCGGTATCAAGGATAGCGGTAAGATTTTACCTGGGCATGGTGGCGTTTTAGACAGATTAGATTCCATGCTTTTTGGGGCTTTGAGCTTGCATGTGTTGTTGTATTTTTTAGAAGTTTGGAAAGAGACGGCGGTGTTTTTAGGGGATTAA
- the dxr gene encoding 1-deoxy-D-xylulose-5-phosphate reductoisomerase, translated as MVVLGSTGSVGKNALNIATKFGVKIEALSCGKNIALINEQIKIFKPKKVAILDPNDLNLLEPLGAKVFVGLDGIDAMIEECASNLVLNAIVGVAGLRASFKSLQRNKKLALANKESLVSAGHLLDISQITPVDSEHFGLWALLQNKALKPKSLIISASGGAFRDMPLELIPIQGVQNALKHPNWSMGSKITIDSASMVNKLFEVLETYWLFGASLKIDALIERNSVVHALVEFEDNSMIAHLASADMKLPISYAINPKLASLSASIKPLDLYALGAIKFEPIDLERYTLWRYKDLLLENPKLGVVLNASNEVAIKKFLNQEIAFGGLIKIISQALELYAKTPFKLSYLDEVLELDKEVRERLA; from the coding sequence ATGGTTGTTTTAGGGAGCACCGGCTCTGTTGGGAAAAACGCCCTTAATATCGCAACAAAATTTGGCGTAAAAATAGAAGCGTTAAGTTGCGGAAAGAATATCGCTTTAATCAATGAGCAAATTAAAATATTCAAACCCAAAAAAGTGGCGATTTTAGATCCTAACGATTTGAATCTTTTAGAGCCTTTGGGCGCGAAAGTGTTTGTGGGACTAGACGGCATTGATGCGATGATAGAAGAGTGCGCTTCTAATTTAGTCCTTAACGCTATTGTGGGCGTGGCTGGATTGAGAGCGAGCTTTAAAAGCTTACAAAGGAATAAAAAACTAGCCTTAGCGAATAAAGAAAGTTTAGTGAGCGCGGGGCATTTGTTAGACATTTCACAAATCACGCCCGTTGATAGCGAGCATTTTGGCTTGTGGGCGTTGTTGCAAAACAAGGCTTTAAAACCCAAATCTTTAATCATTAGCGCTAGTGGGGGGGCTTTTAGGGACATGCCTTTAGAATTAATCCCTATTCAAGGCGTTCAAAACGCGCTCAAACACCCTAATTGGAGCATGGGATCTAAAATCACCATTGATTCAGCGAGCATGGTCAATAAGCTTTTTGAAGTTTTAGAAACCTATTGGCTTTTTGGCGCGTCTTTAAAGATTGATGCGCTCATTGAAAGGAATTCTGTCGTGCATGCTTTAGTGGAGTTTGAAGACAATTCTATGATCGCGCATTTAGCGAGTGCAGACATGAAATTACCCATAAGTTATGCTATTAACCCCAAGTTAGCTTCTTTGAGCGCTTCTATCAAGCCTTTGGATTTATACGCTTTAGGCGCAATTAAGTTTGAACCAATTGATTTGGAGCGTTACACTTTGTGGCGTTATAAAGATTTGTTGTTAGAAAACCCAAAGCTTGGCGTGGTGCTGAATGCGAGCAATGAAGTGGCGATAAAGAAGTTTTTGAATCAAGAAATCGCCTTTGGAGGCCTTATCAAAATTATCTCTCAAGCCTTGGAATTGTATGCTAAAACGCCTTTCAAGCTCTCTTATTTAGACGAAGTGCTAGAATTAGACAAAGAAGTTAGGGAGCGTTTGGCTTGA